GGCAGAACGGGAGCGGCAGGACGCCTGATGCATCTTGGGCGGCAAATCAGCTTCAACTTACATGGTTGTGTCTTGGATACTGCCAGCCCGTAGGTTGAAGGCCTGGGTACCACAGCAGTGACAGCATAGGCTGTCTTGCGCAAGATATGTCCAACTCGGGTCTCCAAAAGAGGCTGTCCTAGGATCTGCAGGCCTCCGATGGAAACGGTAGATACAGTAGGTATTGTGGTTGAGTCCGACGTCAAACTATCGAGGCCATCCGGGACCATTTGAGGGATCTGGCAttctgttgctgctgctgctgctgctgctgctggtgaTGAACCAAATTGACTTTGCCACAGTCTGGCTCTGATCTGCCTCTCAAGCTCCAGAGTTCAGCCGGCTAGCTCGAAGGGCGGTGAAGTTGGAGCATGGCCAGAGTGGGCCACAGGTAAGGATGCATCAGCATGAGCCAGGCGGTAGTGAAGCACGAGGAGACAAGCCGCAAAGTGCCAGAGTGCTTGAGAAACGGAGGGCTGAGGGGGAGGCATGGGGCGAAGAGATACGGTTCAAAGTCTCGGTACTCCTAACCCCGTCGAGGTATGTCGGTGCCGAAAGGTACGGGTACCTGGTAAGAGCTTCAGAAGAGAGCTCCAAAGTCCAGACACCAGTGACCAAAGAGACAGCGGATATGGTGCCTGTCTCGCGTTGCAATGGAGCGGTCCATGTGTTGCCCTGCCAGGCATGAATTCGCCTCCCAATAGGGGTAGATTTGCTGCCGGGAGCTGGAACATGACCCAGATGCAAACAGTGGCAATGGCGGGGACGGCGAGAGGATCTAGACTGATGCAAATACCGTCGCGTGTCAATAGCGGCTCCAAGAGGAAGGGGAAGAGAAAGAGGGCGAAATTCAGCACGGTCAATGGAAGACTCAGAATGCCTTGCCTCGAGTCTGTGCGGTAAATGCAGCATTGCAGCGTGGGTGAGGAACGGTCAGTCAAAGGCACTTTTCCATTGCTTCAGGTCTCCAAGTACCTTACCGTACCTCACTGCTGCAAGCTGCGTCTGATGCAGGTGGACTGCATAGGTTGGGTTAGAAGGTAGCGGCTACAATGTGTCTAGGCAAAGGAAAGTCAGAATCTAGGCGGGAAGAATCTTGGTGGATGTAGATGTACATCAAAGCACGACTGATGCATTCCCAACTCCCAttccttccttccttttCGCCTTATACTAGAGCCGGGTACGTACCGAACCAAGACCCTTCAGACCGCCGACTTCGTCCCAAAAATTCTTTTTCAGCCGATCTTTTGCCTTCCCCTCTGGCgcggaaaaagaaaaagaaaaaaaggtgTGCCTTCTCCAATAAAAGGTTTGGGAAAGCTGCAAGAATTCTGTTCATATTCGGCATCGCCAAGCTATTCATccaccaaaaaaaaaaaaaaaaaaacggtaCGCCGGGTTTTGGCTCGTGAGTGTCGAGTTGTTGCTGCTGTGGGGAGGCGAGCAACTCCCGTTATCAAGAATAGCCGAGGAAGACGAAGTATCTGACAAAGTATGCCGTGATCCATCGATATAATGAGTACCTGAatacctaaggtaaggtattcAATGGCATTTGGCATAACCAAAGCCCGGTGTCTAGATGTCTGAACGCCGTCCAGATGCGCCCCTCCTGCCTTCCAGTGATATGAACTGCAATGCCTTCCTTACCTAATGATACTCCGTATGGGAAGGAATAGATCCAAATACTTGACCAGGCACATCTTCCAGCTTCGGTATTTCCTTCCGTCCGGCCTCTCATGGGATTCGGAAAGGCTAcctgaggtaaggtaaggtactcgCATAGATGGAAGGTAGTGACGTTACGGAGTACCTTAGCCCATAGACGGAAGGAGGTGGAGAGGAAAGATACCTCCCAACACATGATAATTGATGCAACAATCTTGTATCTCGCCCAAATAGTGGATGTACGGGTTACTTGACTTAGGTTTCTTGCCTCCTCCTTCCTCCACATCGTCCTCCTTTGGTGGGTAACTCAATCAACATCAAGGCCCAGCAGAAAAATCCAACAGCAATTGGGATTAGAAAGGAAGGAAAGCAACCGACCACCACACGGCACGACTTGACACGAACACATTTCATTGCTTTCACACCCCCCGGTGCCCCGGTGGCCCCCCATCCCTCGTTCCCTGCCACGCATTTCGTCCCTCCCGTCCCTGGTCCTGCTCTTTCTCCCCTTGCACCGTGCCCTGCAAATCCCCGCAGGCCACAAGCAACGGAGCTACCTCTCTTTCCCTCTCCAGTTCGTCCCCAACAAAAACGGAACCGAGGCCAGACAGACAGCACACAGCATACCATACACGGTAAGGTAGAGCACAGAACACCACCActactccgtacggataccaaGCAGACCTCACCTCAGTTTATTACAGATGGTCCAGTTTACCTGCACACCACTCACTCCTCCGAAAAAAAAGTCACAGGGATCTCCTTTCGCTCCATCCGTTACGGTACCTGACCGGCCACTTGTTACTACTCGGTACTAGCGAGCCAAGGCCCTGGAGAGACACAGTTGACAACGGGCCCCGTCCCGACCCATCGTTTGCTAACTATTTTGTCTTTTCGCCTCCGCCACGACCCGATACCGACCTGAGGTTTTTCCCAGAGTGCCTTCATTTATTACTCCCCTCCCTTCCTCCTTTTTCCCGCTTGCGATTCTTGATTTCTGTTCCCTCCCCGCGACCCAATTGGTATCCCTCTCTCTTCTCCCAAGGGCCATTGGAACTTGTCAACCGTTCCTCTGAGTGTATTCATCCAATACCGAGGCAACATCACCCAAGCTGCTCTCATAGTCCCTCTTCTCTTCcctagcagcagcagcacaaTAATACCAGCCGCTATGGCTTCTACCACTTCGTCTGCGCCGGCCGGCCAGAACCCCGTTCTCCGCCGCACCGTCACCAGCAACACCGCCGAGACCGACGCTTCGGTTCCTTCTACTGCCATGGCTTCGCCCGTGGATTCGCCCCGTCCTTCTGCTTCGTCGACGTCCTTGTCGTCTATGGCTTCTGACGATGCCGTCCTCGAAAAGAAGGCCAACTACACCAAGCTGTACGACACCTACGGCAACGAGTTCACCCCTCCCGATTTCACCATCAAGGACATCCACAACGCTATCCCCAAGCACTGCTTCGAGCGTTCTGCTCTCAAGGGATACGCCTATATCGCCCGCGATATCCTCTGCCTCACCACCACCTTCTTGATCTTCCACAACTTCGCTACCCCCGAGTACGTGCCTTCCAAGGCTGCTCGTGTCGTTCTCTGGGCCGTCTACACCATTCTCCAGGGTCTCTTCGGAACCGGTCTTTGGGTCATTGCCCACGAGTGCGGTCACCAAGCCTTCTCTCCCTCCAAGACCATCAACCACGCCACCGGCTGGGTTCTTCACTCGGCTCTGCTCGTTCCCTACTTCAGCTGGCAGATCTCCCACAGCAAGCACCACAAGGCCACTGGCCATATGGAGCGTGACATGGTTTTCGTGCCCCGCACTCGCGAGCAGCAGGCCACCCGTGCTGGCCGCTTGGCCCACGAAGTCGGCGAGCTGGCTGAGGAGACCCCCATCTACACCCTCCTGATGCTTATCGCCCAGCAGCTCGTTGGCTGGCCCAACTACCTTATGACCAACGTCACCGGCCACAACTTCCACGAGCGCCAGCGTGAGGGCCGCGGCAAGGGCAAGCACAACGGTGCCGGCGGTGGTGTCAACCACTTCGACCCCAGCAGTCCCATCTTCGAGGCCAAGGACGCCAAGCTCATCATCGCTTCTGACATTGGTGTCGGCATCACCATGACCGTTCTCGCTCTCCTCGGCAACAAGTTCGGCTGGTCCAACCTTCTGGTCTGGTACTTCATTCCTTACCTCTGGGTTAACCACTGGCTCGGTAAGTGTCAAAAGGCTCGTTTCGATTCTGTGACTGTCAGCTAATTCTTCTTCTCAGTCGCCATCACCTTCCTCCAGCATACCGACCCTACTCTTCCTCACTACACCGCTGGTGAGTGGAACTTCGTCCGTGGCGCCGCTGCCACCATCGACCGCGAGATGGGTTTCATCGGACGCCACCTCCTCCACGGCATTATCGAGACCCACGTCCTTCATCACTACATCAGCACCATTCCTTTCTACAACGCCGACGAGGCCTCTGACGCCATCAAGCCCGTTATGGGCAAGCACTACCGTGCTGACGTCAAGGATGGCCCGGTTGGCTTCATCAAGGCCTTGTACAAGTCTGCGCGTATGTGCCAGTGGGTTGAGCCCAGTGCTGATGCCCAGGGCGAGGGCAAGGGTGTCTTGTTCTTCCGCAACCACAACGGTCTCGGTACCGCGCCTATCAAGGGTGCGGTGAACTAAGTTACGGAGTTGAGCGActgaaaaaaagaaagaaaggtCGTGTCTTCTCATGAGCTGGTCCATGACGGCCCTCTCTACATATGCTAGTGTAGGATTTTGGTGATTCGTATCGCCGAGTGCTTCTGGCTCTGGGCCATGCCGTCGAGTCTCCGTTTAATGTGCGATCTTCGAGGACGCCGTGGTAATGTCGAATCGAGCACGGGAGCTCAGGGTGGCCTGGAGACGGTACAGAAGATAAAGTGCAAATAACTGGCAAGGCGTTAGCATTTTTATACCTGCACCAAATGGATAGATCCATAGACACAGAAgtcagagagagagaacaaGCAATAGAATGATAGCTTCCGAGCATTCCGATCACACCGCCACCTCTTGACAAGCGTGTCCAACGTGATGAGCATGGCAGCCGCATTCAGCGCCATCAACCGGGAGAAGGTCTAATCCGCGATCACTTCGTCTGTCACGAATCCTTGTACCGGTGTTCTGCTGCTTTGGGGTTGCTTCTTCGAGGTGATGTGAATCTGGGAAATAGCCCAGGAGCTAAGAGAATACGCAAGGTTCGGCTCAATTCATCCTGATCGTGGAGAGAATGCGGGGTGCACACGCGACCTTGCGGACGCCGGGACGCCGGACGCCCTCGAATCCGGACGGACCAATGAGTGACCACCCGAT
The Colletotrichum lupini chromosome 6, complete sequence DNA segment above includes these coding regions:
- a CDS encoding fatty acid desaturase, with the translated sequence MIIDATILYLAQIVDAQQKNPTAIGIRKEGKQPTTTRHDLTRTHFIAFTPPGAPVAPHPSFPATHFVPPVPGHKQRSYLSFPLQFVPNKNGTEARQTAHSIPYTGHWNLSTVPLSVFIQYRGNITQAALIVPLLFPSSSSTIIPAAMASTTSSAPAGQNPVLRRTVTSNTAETDASVPSTAMASPVDSPRPSASSTSLSSMASDDAVLEKKANYTKLYDTYGNEFTPPDFTIKDIHNAIPKHCFERSALKGYAYIARDILCLTTTFLIFHNFATPEYVPSKAARVVLWAVYTILQGLFGTGLWVIAHECGHQAFSPSKTINHATGWVLHSALLVPYFSWQISHSKHHKATGHMERDMVFVPRTREQQATRAGRLAHEVGELAEETPIYTLLMLIAQQLVGWPNYLMTNVTGHNFHERQREGRGKGKHNGAGGGVNHFDPSSPIFEAKDAKLIIASDIGVGITMTVLALLGNKFGWSNLLVWYFIPYLWVNHWLVAITFLQHTDPTLPHYTAGEWNFVRGAAATIDREMGFIGRHLLHGIIETHVLHHYISTIPFYNADEASDAIKPVMGKHYRADVKDGPVGFIKALYKSARMCQWVEPSADAQGEGKGVLFFRNHNGLGTAPIKGACRILVIRIAECFWLWAMPSSLRLMCDLRGRRGNVESSTGAQGGLETNDSFRAFRSHRHLLTSVSNVMSMAAAFSAINREKV